TGTCTCACTCCTGAAAAAAAGTATTTGGAGTCATTTGGGGATGGCGGTAACTTGCTCGGGACTGATAAGGTGAAAACCATAGGTTGCACGTGCATGGTACGACCTTGAAATTCCTTATCAGTAGTGTGGCTTTTGATGTTCCTACTTTGGTCAGGCAGATTGAGAGCACAAGGATGGGCAGAGAAGCCTAGGAAGAAGGTGGAGCTTGGGTCGAAAGCTCCAGTAACTCAACCTGGCATAGAGATTATTCAAGATAGATCTAAATGGAAGTTGAAATCTCCATGGTGGAATAGCTCTCGAGTGAGAATCGAGCAAAGTAAACAATTGAGACTGCAAGAACGCTTGGGCTTACAGAGTTGGTGGTCTCATTTGATGTTGAAGCCGGGAATATGACTTGTCAAAAGTCAGCTTCAGAAGGTGCATCACAGTGAAGTTGAGGAAGCCCGAAACCTTGGAAGAGTCCTAGGGTGGCTTGGACTTTGCAGCATGCGTGCAAGATAAGGTGGAGCTCGTGAAGGGCTGTGACAAAGCAAGTTAAGTCGAGATCGATGTGGATTTGGTGGAATACAAGCCAAGTTGGAGATTTATTGAGCATATCCCGTATTCAGTGGAGAACCAGAAGGCTCGAAGACCGGAGGCAGTAAAGAGATTAGACGAAAAGAAAGGCACGAGATCTCAGACTCTGTTAAgattatatttcatattttgtgGGATTTCGTTAtatattttaggtaaatatatatatatacacagcacatatttcttttcattcatTCTCCTCAATTACTTCCGGGGAATCAAGATGCCCTTGGATATCgttaataataaaagattCTGATCCAAGAAGATTACGTCAAGCAATCAATTAATCAACAAGCCTCATGAGTCACCTGAAGCACATTTAAACAGGGATTAACCTGAAAAGAAGAAGGTTAAAGTAGATACAAGATTGCAATAGTTAATCAAGATATGGGAAACATGGCCCTTACCAAGGCAAAATAAACCTGTTATTTGGGCTTGCATTTTCTGTTCATTGTGCTTATCAAGTATTTACTCTATTTTAGAACTATgttaaatatttgaattatctTCTCTAAAATCTTGTTTAATTTTACCCATACGTTATTGCGCTATGAAATTGTCTCGCTACAATTATACACAATAAGCAAAGCTATTATCtctcaaaaaatgaaaagagtaCGATGGCCACTATTTTATTTAGGTCATCATTTtccaaaatattatattaagaaaagaaatgtaGTTTTAGTCCTTCACCATTTaatctttccttcttcttctttttgtctTCTTTTATCGGAAATATATTTAATCTCATATTTATCAAgcgtttttctatttttttccccctttttatAGGATAGTTAGTCCTATATCTTTCTCGATACGTTCAGCTTTTATATCCATCATCTCATTAAAAGATTCTGgcgtaaatttttttcaaaatattaaaataactcAAAAGtttattagaaaaattgaaagagtTAAAAGTGGGAGGAAGGGAGCCTCGCCCGCAAAGTAGGACGAGGGCTGGCTACACGGCCGGCAAGGCTCCATtcctcttttatatttttaaattttttagtgatttaaattatttcaaaattaattttttttactttattaaATGCCATATCAGATAATCCTGGCTTTCTGGACTCCAAGGCCTCCACTCCAGATACAATTAAAGGGTATGAGTAAAAAGCACAAGATGTGGAGAAACTATGTTCACTACTTGTCCACCAAACAAAATTATCTCAGGAAATAAACAAAGGAAGACGaacaataaatttaaaatttggaaCAAACTGTATTACTTTCTGTAAACATGAAAATATGCCCCTCCCCCAAAACCATTACATCAACCATCAGTGAACTCACATGTTTGAAAGCAAAAGGTACAATCGAAACGACAAAGCTCAGCAAATGACATTTACCCTGCCCCCGTTCAATCCTCTCACTATATGATAAAAGAGAGAACAGGCACAAAGGGCATGAGCTCATATGCTGTACCGACCTTTTGCCGACCTTTCCCTTCTAGAGTCATCCTGTAACAAAAGCAGATGGTATTATCATTAGACGAACACATATATCTACCAACGAATAAAATCAGGAATTATAGAACAAGAAATTAAAGTGGAAGACGGAGGAAGACTTGCATGGAAGCTGTAATTGATCTTATCAGTCACATCAAGGATCTCCTTCCACTTTCTCCCGATGCTCATCTGCACAACATATAATAGAAAGAGAGATGTGAAGTCCACCATCTGAAATCCAAGGTTCAACTATTTTGTGAATGGATCCAAGATTATTCCAAAGCATTCAGGTAACTGAAGCTCGTCCGATAAGACATAATTAAGATTAAAGGGAAACAATAATATTGGGTGAGAGACAAAGCCATAGCAGAAAGTTGATACTAGCCAAAAAACCTGATGtttgagtaaaaaaaaaaaagtgtcagAAAGGCATGTATTTGACAGCAGATTGGATTTTCTTCTCTTGTTATACTACATAGAGATATTTGAACAGAGAAAAAACTTGCCAACTAAGGGGTTTCAGCAGGTTTCTAAACAATTGTTCTGAAGACTCTACAAATTCCTTGCAGGTAATTTTTCACGGCGTCTTTTTCAAAAACATTTGTGTTGCTAGTTTTCAACAAACTATGTTTTGTAATTATGTCTTCAGAACAGCTCCTGATATCCGATGTAAGTTACTATAATCCACCAAAAGGGTGCTGGACGATGGTGACTGGTCAGATGATTTTGCAAAATGTTGTGATTTGGTCCAAAATATCTCCCACTAACAGGGGGGAAAGATAGAAAGGACCAAACTTTTAGcaaacatttatatatttatatatgaaataaaaagtGGAAAGACCCAAGAAATAATATTGCTTCTGAAGTGTCAATTTGTCAAACTCCAATGGCACAATAcgtttttttaaggaaaaaattcACCGTTTGCATCATTCAACTAGattgaaaaagaatttaatgTAAATCAAGGAGCTGTCAGCTCCCCGCATAATCCAACTCAAGTGCAGAGCTTTTCATACTTTTATTAAGGGCTTATTGGTTATCAAATCTAGCAAAACAACTTAGATTTCATTTGTTCATATAACATGAAATTTTCACCTGCACAGCCTCATTTGCAGCAGTTTTTGTCCATAAAGCAAGTTTGTCCTGCCTCTGACGTACGCTAGCAACAACTCCACAAATTTCATCAGCCTCGTCAAATTGCTCCCCAATCAATGCCAACAACTGAAACAGCAAAAAATTGTTGCTCAGTGCATTATCAATACATCTCCTCGAACATTAGAACTGGGAATACGAATCACAGAGCAAgtatattgaaaatgaaaaacctGGAAGAAATATGTGGTGATTAAAGTTCATACAGTTTCTCGCCACATCAAATCAAGCTGAGACTTTCTGTTGCTTGTAACAGTCCACTTCCCACCACTGGCACACTCAGGATCTTCCCATTTGGGTTCAACCCCCGCTTTGAACAAGTGGAAATCTGCATTAGGAGGCAACCTGCTTGGCTGGAATATCTGATCATACAAACTGCAAGAAGGTTGTCGATACATCACTCTCAGATAATTATACGTCAATATTCCTCCAACAATGATCTTTAatcataaaaaggaaaaagaagcagACCTTATGCCCGCTAATTACTACCATCAAACATCTTAATTATTTCAcaatcatcaaatttttcgaTTAAAGAACAAAACCTGGCTACTACTTGCAAACGAGCCGAGCTATTTCCCAAGGTATTCAGGCTCATTATTCCTCCAATTAGCCCCAACGTTTTTGACCATGGGTTGAGTTCAAGCCAATTTTTCCAGTTAAGCACACTAAGCTTCCAACTCAGCGGTACTCAGCTCGAAAGGCTCGTGACAATACTCAAACTTTCTCCAACATTATCTGTCTTCTGATGATTTTAATCCAAACTCACAGATGGGAACCCAAGTTCAAGTTTACTGACTCTGAGCTTATTTAATGAAGCCTGAGTTAATGTCATTACATCAAACTTCTTCAAGTTTTAGTCCCGTACGAATTCgaagattaattaaataaaccCAGTCCTTGGATTACCCTTAGCCATCCCATTCACCAGTATCCTGTATCACCCCTTTAAGCCTCTACCCCACGAGAAGAGACAGTATACTCCAGTCAACAATACCAAACTCCCGACACGACCATCAATCAACAATGAATTATATAACCACCAACGCAGAATCTCCACCACATTAAGGTTAGGATCTTGCACAGCCGCTGAACCTTAATATATAAGCCAAACAGGACGTTCGTACTCTCAATAATCTCCCACAATTTCCGTCTACATCGGAGAAGTTGCGTCAACAGCCGACAAATCAAACAGAATATACTCATCTCAAAATCAAACCAGCTCAAAGGTAAGAAAACTTTGTATCCCAACCCTAGAGGAACAGATCGCTCAAAAGCAGATCTACGGAAAATGCGGAAGAAGAATATGGAGATTCATGGATCATACCACCAGAACTCCTCGACGGTGTCGAAGGTGTAGACCTTGCGGAGGGAGGTGCCCCAAGC
The sequence above is drawn from the Punica granatum isolate Tunisia-2019 chromosome 5, ASM765513v2, whole genome shotgun sequence genome and encodes:
- the LOC116208443 gene encoding eukaryotic translation initiation factor, producing MATETEGSAAEPGAAAEVKQPHRLERKWTFWFDVQSKPKQGAAWGTSLRKVYTFDTVEEFWCLYDQIFQPSRLPPNADFHLFKAGVEPKWEDPECASGGKWTVTSNRKSQLDLMWRETLLALIGEQFDEADEICGVVASVRQRQDKLALWTKTAANEAVQMSIGRKWKEILDVTDKINYSFHDDSRRERSAKGRYSI